In the genome of Dromiciops gliroides isolate mDroGli1 chromosome 1, mDroGli1.pri, whole genome shotgun sequence, the window GCTTAGTGATATTAACCTGTAGTCCCTCTTGGCAGGGAGGCTGAGACTAGTGGGCCACTTGATCTTGGgggttctgagctgcagtggggcTAAAGCCAACTTTGAGTGTCCATACTAAGAACAGGACCAATATGGTGAGCTCCAGGAGCAGAGAGCTACTAGGCTGCCTGCctaaggaggaaggaagacagtCCAAGTAGAAAAACAGAGCAGGTCCAAACTTCTCTACGGATCAGTATTGAGATCAGGCCTGTGAGTGGCCACTGTATTTCTATCTTAGGTGAACTAGGGAGCCCCAgtatcaaaaaacattttttaagggaAACCTCTTAGCATTTTGATTATTGCTTGTTGCTTAAAATCAGCATTTTGCTTTAATTAAGTAATTGCTTAAAAtaagcaaagagaaaagaataaaattaggaGAGCTGAAAGAACTCACATCTGAAGCCATCAGCCATTGGAGGTATATTCCAGagttaaagagaataaaaatggttTGCAACAGTTGTCTGTGGAGAATGCTATTGGGTGGTTGATAATGCAGAGGAGAGATGCTGGATGGCATTGAGGGCCCGGCTTCTCTTCCTTGCTTCTAAATCTCATGTTCCCCTAGCTTATCCATGCTCTCCAACCCCCTCCCTCACAGCTTCTACCATCCCAGACCCACACTTCATACTGCTTGCTGGACAGCTCCATGAAGATTCCTTACCAACAAACAAACACTACATTGGGTAGAGAAtatcttttcccccctcttccaCTCCCAAATCTGCATCTCCTTTTTCTATTAGTGGCAATACCTTTGATCCTTCCAGTAATCCAAACCCCATTTTCATTACTGACTCCTTCCTTTCCATCAGGCCCCCACTTGTCTAGTCAATCATCACATCTTGTTGTTTCAGCCTCCACCGAGGCTGTCTGATGTTTCCCATCCTTTCTGTTCCCATGGCTCCCAGTTTAATTAAGCCCCTCCTTGTGCATTTGTATAATGTTTGGGAGAGGGTGATAATGTTGTAATCAACAACAATGGAGAGGCAGAAAAGAATGGTGGGAGCAAATtacatttgaaatcagaagattaTAAACCTGGATCCACCACTTACAAGCTGTAAGAATTTGAGCAggtttttctgagcctcagtttcctcatttgtaaaacaaagaacCTGGATTAGATCATCAGTCTCCAGGGTTTCTTCCACATCTAAATCTTAAGATCTTTCCTCAGAGAGGCCCTAGAAGCTGAAGTAGTTGGGCAGGCAGTTAGTGTCTTCCTGTGGTCCGCTCCACACCAAGGGATTATGTTGTTTGTCCCAATTTGAGGAGGATAAACTTGAAATAATTTTCTGGTTGTGAGGTTTTATATGCAGGGTTGGGGCAACAGAGGCATCTAGGGTCActggattaagagctggaagggatcttagagatcatgtcgtccaaccttttccttttacagagaaactgaggtccagagaagctaTGACTTTCTGCACAGACAGTAAGCAGCTGaattgagattcaaacccaggtcatctaGCTCCGAATCCACTGGAGACCACATCAGCCCTGTCGGTCCAGCTGATTTAGCGCTCCCTTCCTGGCCCAAAACCAGTGGAAGGACTGGACAACCACAAGCCCCCCAGACAAGACTAGCCCTGGGGTCTTGGACTCCAGCATCCCAGTTCCACACCCCAAGCTGGTACATCCCTCTCTCTGTGTGCAATCCCCGGCATCTGCCACTAGGGGGCCGTGCCCCTCTCTCCTGCTCCCAGCTTTTCTTCCCTTCCGCTTACCCACAGCTGTTTCCCGCAGGAGATTGACAACTGGGCTCCCAGGTTGCCATGGGGATAGGCAAATGAGGACGGACGGGCTGGGGTTCCGATTGGCCTGGGGGCTGTTACCCCCGCCCGGGAGGCGGGCTCGGGCACTGCGCTCTATAAAAGAGCTGAGTGCTGTCTTCAGCGTTTCAATCTTgatgaggagggggtggggggggcgctGGGGCGGGCCGGGACGGGCCGCGCCGCGCCGCTTAGGAAACcgtgggaagaggaggaggtgggagcagcagcggcagcagcaatTGCTGTGAGAGCAAAAGAACAGCGATCGCAACCGAACGAGGACAGAAAAGCGGTGGGGCCGCGGGAGGGCACTCGCTCCGGGAGCCCCGTGCGTGCCGGGCCCGAGTGACTCTCAGCGAAGGCGCACGGGAAGCAGGCGCCGACCAGGACCGCCAGAGTTTCCTGGCGGAGTCGAGCAGTGGGGGCCTCCCAGCACTTCAGTGAGTTCTCTTCGCCAAACTTTTCTGCCTTCCCCCTCCAAAGCCGGTGCACCCCCCTTCTCCCTCGCGGAAAAGTGTTCTGCTCTGCTCCCCCTTCTCGCCACCGCGGCCGCCCCAACCTCAGCTACCCACCGCAGGCGGGACCAGGACTTATACACTTCGCGCCCCCTCGGGGGAAGCCTACAGGAGGTGGGGGCGTGCCCAGACCCCGATTTAACTAGTGTAGTGAGTGGGGGGGGAGAGGCCCGgcggctcccccccccccatcgcCCCCGCGCTCAGTTCTCGCCCTTGACCCCAGCCTGCCCGCCCCGTCGGGGGTGACATCCTCCTCCCCGCTGCCCTTGAGCTGTCAGGGCGCGGGGGGCGGGCCGGGGCAGGGCCTTCCTGAGATGGCCTCGGAGCTGGCGATGGGCGGCGAGCTGCCCAGCAGTCCCCTGGCCATCGAATACGTGAACGATTTCGACCTGATGAAGTTCGAAGTAAAGAAGGAGCCCCCCGAAGCGGAGCGCTTCTGCCACCGCCTTCCCCCAGGCTCACTTTCCTCCACGCCACTTAGCACCCCTTGCTCCTCGGTCCCTTCTTCGCCCAGTTTCTGCGCCCCAAGCCCAGGcaccggcggcggcggcggaggaggaggcggcggcggcgcgcCCACAGGGGGGCCCCCCGGGCCGCCGAGCGGGGGCCCCGCAACTGTCGGGGCTGTGACTGGCAAGCCCCAGCTGGAGGACCTGTACTGGATGAGCGGCTACCAGCACCACCTCAACCCCGAGGCGCTCAACCTGACCCCGGAGGACGCGGTGGAGGCGCTCATTGGCAGTGGCCACCACGGCGGCCACCACTCGGCCTCGGCCTACGAGACCTTCCGGGCTCAGGGTTTTCCGGGCGGCGGCGGGGGCGCTGGGGAGGAGCTGGGGCCTGGCCACCACCACGGTGGCCACCACGCAgctcaccaccatcaccatcacccgggccatcaccaccaccacggCGCGGGCCACAGCCACGGCCACCACGTGCGTCTGGAGGAGCGCTTCTCCGACGACCAGCTGGTGTCCATGTCTGTGCGCGAGCTGAACCGACAGCTGCGCGGCTTCAGCAAGGAGGAGGTGATCCGCCTGAAACAGAAGCGGCGGACCCTGAAGAACCGTGGCTACGCGCAGTCCTGCCGCTACAAGCGGGTGCAGCAGCGGCACATCCTGGAGAGCGAGAAGTGCCAGCTGCAGAGCCAGGTGGAGCAGCTGAAGCTGGAGGTGGGCCGGCTGGCCAAAGAGCGGGACCTGTACCGGGAGAAATACGAGAAGCTGGCGGGCCGAGGAGGCCCTGGGGCAGGGGCCGCAGCCGGGGGGCCCGGGGCAGCGGCCGGGGCAGCGGGCAGCGGAAACGCAGGCTTCCCCAGAGAGCCCTCTCCGCCCCAGGCCGCCCCCGGGGCAGCCAAAGGGGCAGCCGATTACTTCCTGTGAGCTTTGCCCCTTGCCCGGGTCTCGGCTGGGGCTCCGGGCAGGTCTCGGGGAGCGAGCCGAGGAGCGGCCGAAGCGCTAAGTCTGCCCCTCTCCTCTCTTACCAGCGCTCCCCGTGTCCTCTCCCGGCCTCTGCCAAGGCGTTGGCGGCTCTGACCCAGAATCGGGGCCCTGGGCCCTGGGCCCCGGCCCAGAGGCGCTGTGAACTCTGTAAATTTCCAGAAGCCCCCGAGGGAGGGGATTTCCTTTGAGGGGAGGGTGGCGACAGCCACCGAACTCTGGGGGCCACTTCACACTCCAGAGTCTTAAATTAACCTGGGTTGGGTTGAGAGGGATCGGGGGCAGCGGAGCTAATGAGGGAAGAAGCGGTTCTGCGGAGGTCGCCTCTCCACTAAACTTTTCTTAAGACTTTGTAGAGCACTAGCCCCGGCGGCTCTCCAGGCGGCTCTGAACTGCTGCTCCCTTGTCACCTCCCACCCCGCCGGGCCTCCCTGCATGCGGGCCATGTATGGACTCGGGGGGCTCCTTGCTCGGGCCTGAGGCGCGTTCCCTCTCCAGCACTTTGGCGCCTTTAGGGTTTTGCATCCTTTTAATTCTATCCCAGTCTCCCAAACCCAACTCTGCGCACAGAAAAGTCTTAAAGGGCCGGGCCAGGGCACGCGTTCTGGAGACC includes:
- the MAFA gene encoding transcription factor MafA, whose protein sequence is MASELAMGGELPSSPLAIEYVNDFDLMKFEVKKEPPEAERFCHRLPPGSLSSTPLSTPCSSVPSSPSFCAPSPGTGGGGGGGGGGGAPTGGPPGPPSGGPATVGAVTGKPQLEDLYWMSGYQHHLNPEALNLTPEDAVEALIGSGHHGGHHSASAYETFRAQGFPGGGGGAGEELGPGHHHGGHHAAHHHHHHPGHHHHHGAGHSHGHHVRLEERFSDDQLVSMSVRELNRQLRGFSKEEVIRLKQKRRTLKNRGYAQSCRYKRVQQRHILESEKCQLQSQVEQLKLEVGRLAKERDLYREKYEKLAGRGGPGAGAAAGGPGAAAGAAGSGNAGFPREPSPPQAAPGAAKGAADYFL